A window of Halomonas sp. GFAJ-1 contains these coding sequences:
- a CDS encoding DeoR family transcriptional regulator: MSDRSTRRLASLQEALTSGGTLHLREAAELCGVSEMTIRRDLTTHSSPISLLGGRLVMASYPGVTPVYDLTEQEANHYQVKHRLCQHVARVIEEGDTLFIDCGSTLIPLLSQLSHFRELTVVTYALNVANAVAGLANVRLVLLGGLFYASSQSFGSDDMGAAIERLGINKALISAAGVDCERGVSCFHFHEVAPKQAAIATAMQRILVVDASKFGVVRPAYFASLSDFDSVVTDDEQAASREGIAVSTVI, encoded by the coding sequence ATGAGTGACCGTAGTACACGACGCCTGGCCAGTTTGCAGGAAGCGCTTACCAGTGGCGGCACGCTACATTTGCGGGAGGCAGCTGAGCTTTGCGGCGTGTCTGAAATGACCATTCGTCGCGACCTGACGACCCATTCTTCGCCCATCAGCCTATTAGGGGGCAGGTTGGTGATGGCAAGCTACCCAGGGGTTACGCCGGTCTATGACCTCACCGAGCAGGAGGCGAACCACTACCAAGTTAAGCATCGCTTATGTCAGCACGTTGCTCGCGTTATTGAAGAAGGGGATACGCTGTTTATCGACTGTGGTTCAACGCTCATACCCCTGCTTAGCCAGCTAAGCCACTTTCGCGAGTTAACCGTTGTTACTTATGCGTTGAATGTCGCCAATGCGGTAGCAGGCCTTGCCAATGTGCGGTTAGTGCTGCTGGGCGGGCTGTTTTATGCCTCGTCGCAGTCGTTTGGTAGCGATGACATGGGGGCCGCTATTGAACGCCTAGGGATTAATAAGGCGCTTATTTCCGCAGCGGGGGTAGACTGCGAGCGGGGTGTCAGCTGCTTTCATTTTCACGAAGTAGCCCCGAAACAAGCCGCCATTGCCACTGCAATGCAGAGAATTTTAGTGGTGGATGCCAGCAAATTTGGGGTGGTGCGGCCTGCTTATTTTGCTTCTTTATCTGATTTCGATAGTGTGGTGACCGACGATGAACAAGCCGCTAGCCGTGAGGGAATTGCCGTAAGTACCGTTATTTAG
- a CDS encoding protoheme IX farnesyltransferase, whose amino-acid sequence MEHAASVTQHDGRLKSNPSRWRDLLALTKPGIIGGNLIATVGGYFLAAQGAFEWVTFISVIVGISLIIASGCACNNVIDRDIDALMARTRHRPLAKGRISITQALGVSALLGVVGVVCLALGTNGLAVALAVIGWGVYVGVYSLYMKRHSEYGTLVGSLSGAMPPVVGYCAVTGQFDSGALMLLIIFCLWQMPHSYAIAIFRYADYQRASIPVLPVVHGIKRAKHHILGYIIAFIPASLALALASQAGTGYLLVALAMGGYWLYLALCGFRLEDDVRWAKKIFGVSILTITAMSLVMVLEAMVPMWT is encoded by the coding sequence ATGGAACATGCAGCATCGGTAACTCAACATGATGGTCGGCTAAAGAGTAACCCAAGCCGCTGGCGCGACTTGCTGGCGCTTACCAAGCCGGGAATTATCGGTGGCAATTTGATTGCGACCGTTGGGGGGTATTTTTTAGCGGCGCAAGGAGCCTTTGAGTGGGTCACGTTTATCTCGGTGATCGTGGGCATATCCCTGATTATTGCTTCGGGCTGCGCATGTAATAACGTTATCGACCGTGATATTGATGCGTTGATGGCGCGCACGCGTCACCGCCCTTTGGCGAAAGGGCGCATCTCGATCACTCAGGCGCTGGGGGTTTCGGCGCTGCTTGGGGTGGTGGGGGTGGTGTGTTTAGCGCTAGGGACCAACGGTTTGGCCGTGGCGCTGGCGGTGATTGGCTGGGGCGTTTACGTGGGTGTGTACAGCCTTTACATGAAGCGCCACTCTGAGTACGGCACTTTAGTGGGCAGCCTTTCCGGCGCGATGCCGCCAGTCGTTGGCTACTGCGCGGTCACCGGGCAGTTCGACAGTGGCGCATTAATGCTGTTGATTATTTTCTGCCTGTGGCAAATGCCTCACTCCTATGCCATTGCGATTTTCCGCTATGCGGATTATCAACGGGCGTCTATCCCCGTTCTGCCGGTGGTTCACGGTATTAAGCGGGCAAAGCACCATATTCTTGGCTACATCATCGCGTTTATTCCCGCCTCATTGGCCCTTGCACTGGCAAGCCAGGCGGGCACAGGCTACCTCCTTGTGGCGTTGGCGATGGGCGGCTACTGGCTTTACTTGGCGCTATGTGGCTTTCGCTTAGAGGATGATGTGCGTTGGGCTAAAAAGATTTTTGGCGTCTCCATCCTCACCATTACCGCGATGAGCTTGGTGATGGTGCTTGAAGCCATGGTGCCTATGTGGACGTAA
- a CDS encoding phosphate acetyltransferase: MNSIPDQPQAILLVPTSVGAGLTSACLGLIQALDTIGLKAGFLKPFMQNELNGPGLDRSTALVSRTLNQRPPSPISQARLERLLRDDHTDELMENVVELYEQVTQQAYRDGSALDLIVVEGVVPTQHTTYATQTNAQLADALNARIILVGTGDLHQPQRLAEELDMHARSFGGVSSTRTLGGILMRMKNLPYGQEDDLSAAPGTIKPQLEEPVLNELRRYSPALATDSFHLIGVVPYSKTLSAPRTLDVARALNAKMLNEGDAASRRVLSTSLCARSAANALHIFKPGSLVVASGDRDDVVLASALATMNGTQLAGVLLTNGFMPNDNMIEMCRPALKTGLPVLAVETDSLTTAQNLSQLSGEIPMDDFERAEQVARYVAAHLDLEWLKAKLSRGYTRRLSPSAFRHQLVKRAQQAKKRIVLPEGDEPRTIEAAIICQRRGIADCVLLGKRDDIENVARNRGLTLPDALTIIDPESSRADYISPMVERRRGKLNEITAEAQLQDNVVLGTMMLQLDEVDGLVSGAVHTTANTVRPAFQLIKTAPEYKQVSSIFFMLLPEQVVVYGDCAVNPDPDAETLAEIALQSARSAEAFGIEPRVAMISYSTGDSGTGADVDKVREATRIAKERAPHLAIDGPLQYDAAAIESVGKQKAPDSPVAGRATVFVFPDLNTGNTTYKAVQRSARVVSVGPMLQGLNKPVNDLSRGALVDDIVYTIALTAMQASQRES; the protein is encoded by the coding sequence ATGAACAGTATTCCTGACCAACCCCAAGCTATCTTATTAGTGCCAACCAGCGTAGGCGCTGGGCTTACCTCAGCCTGCTTGGGATTAATTCAAGCGCTGGATACCATTGGCTTAAAGGCCGGTTTTTTAAAGCCGTTTATGCAGAATGAATTAAACGGCCCAGGGCTAGACCGCTCCACGGCGCTGGTATCGCGCACGCTTAACCAGCGTCCGCCATCGCCTATTTCTCAGGCACGCCTGGAGCGTTTGCTACGTGATGACCATACCGATGAGCTGATGGAAAACGTGGTCGAGCTTTACGAGCAGGTTACCCAGCAGGCTTACCGGGATGGCAGTGCTCTGGATCTAATTGTGGTCGAGGGGGTCGTGCCCACCCAGCACACTACCTACGCAACCCAGACCAACGCGCAGCTAGCCGATGCGCTGAATGCGCGGATCATCCTGGTCGGTACCGGCGATTTACACCAACCTCAGCGGCTAGCCGAAGAGCTAGATATGCATGCCCGCAGCTTCGGTGGCGTTAGCTCCACCCGAACCCTGGGCGGCATTTTAATGCGGATGAAGAACCTCCCCTACGGGCAGGAGGACGACCTATCTGCTGCGCCAGGCACTATTAAGCCGCAGTTAGAAGAGCCGGTGCTTAACGAACTGCGCCGCTACTCACCCGCGCTGGCCACGGACAGCTTTCACCTGATCGGTGTGGTGCCCTACAGCAAAACATTAAGCGCGCCGCGCACGTTAGATGTTGCCCGTGCGTTAAATGCCAAAATGCTGAATGAAGGAGATGCGGCCAGCCGCCGGGTCCTCTCAACCAGCCTCTGCGCCCGTAGCGCGGCCAATGCGCTGCATATTTTCAAACCCGGCAGCTTGGTCGTCGCCTCAGGCGACCGTGATGATGTGGTGCTGGCCTCGGCTCTGGCCACCATGAACGGCACTCAGCTAGCGGGCGTTTTGCTCACCAACGGCTTTATGCCTAACGACAACATGATTGAAATGTGTCGCCCGGCACTCAAAACCGGCCTACCGGTACTCGCGGTTGAAACCGACAGCCTTACCACGGCACAAAACCTGAGCCAGCTCAGCGGCGAAATCCCTATGGACGATTTCGAGCGCGCCGAACAGGTCGCCCGCTACGTGGCCGCTCACCTTGATTTAGAGTGGCTGAAAGCCAAGCTCAGCCGGGGCTATACCCGCCGCCTCTCGCCCTCTGCTTTTCGTCATCAGTTGGTCAAACGCGCTCAGCAGGCTAAAAAGCGCATTGTCCTACCCGAAGGTGATGAGCCACGCACCATCGAAGCGGCGATCATCTGCCAGCGTCGCGGCATTGCCGACTGTGTGTTGCTGGGCAAGCGTGATGATATTGAAAACGTTGCGCGCAATCGTGGCCTGACGCTACCCGACGCGCTAACGATTATCGACCCAGAAAGCAGCCGGGCGGATTATATTAGCCCGATGGTGGAACGCCGCCGTGGCAAACTCAACGAGATCACCGCAGAGGCCCAACTGCAGGATAACGTGGTGCTCGGCACCATGATGCTGCAGCTAGATGAAGTGGATGGGCTAGTATCTGGCGCGGTACATACCACCGCTAATACGGTTCGCCCTGCCTTTCAGCTGATCAAAACCGCCCCCGAATATAAGCAGGTGTCGTCGATCTTCTTTATGCTGCTGCCCGAACAGGTAGTGGTGTACGGCGACTGTGCGGTGAACCCAGACCCTGATGCCGAAACCCTGGCCGAAATCGCCCTGCAAAGTGCTCGCTCGGCAGAAGCCTTTGGCATCGAACCCCGTGTTGCCATGATCAGCTACTCCACCGGCGACTCTGGCACTGGAGCCGATGTGGATAAAGTGCGCGAAGCCACCCGCATCGCCAAAGAGCGGGCGCCGCATCTTGCCATCGACGGCCCACTGCAGTACGACGCCGCGGCTATTGAGAGCGTTGGCAAGCAGAAAGCCCCGGACTCCCCGGTAGCAGGCCGTGCCACGGTGTTTGTGTTCCCCGACCTCAACACCGGCAACACCACTTACAAAGCCGTGCAGCGCAGCGCCCGAGTGGTTAGCGTTGGGCCGATGCTGCAGGGCTTGAACAAACCGGTCAACGATCTTTCCCGAGGTGCTTTGGTCGACGATATCGTTTACACCATCGCCCTAACTGCCATGCAGGCCAGCCAGCGGGAAAGCTAA